The DNA window CTATAGTCAAAGACAATCACTATATTGTACATTCAAGAAGCTCAATAGTTTTAATTTCAAAATAACAAAAGGAGGAGTTTTACAATGCTCACTGATATCGAAATTGCTAGATCTGCAAAGCTAAAAAAAATTGATTTAATTGCCAACGAACTGGATATCCCAGAGGAGTACTACAATCTTTACGGAAAAAACATCGCTAAAGTTTCCCACAAATATTTGAACGAGCTTGACTTCAAAAATGATGGTAATTTAGTAATGGTCACCGCTATTACTCCAACCCCTGCTGGTGAAGGAAAAACTACAACAAGTATCTCACTATCCATGGCTTTAAACAAAATCCACAAAAGGTCAATAGTTACGCTAAGAGAACCTTCTTTGGGTCCAGTAATGGGTATAAAAGGGGGCGCAGCAGGAGGTGGCTACTCTCAAGTCCTTCCTATGGAAGACATAAACTTACATTTCACAGGAGACATTCATGCCGTTTCCTCAACCCATAACCTAGTATCTGCAGTTTTAGATGATTACATAAAGTACGATAAATGTGACATAGATTCAGCTGAAGTTTCTTGGCCTCGAACTATGGATATGAACGATAGAGCATTAAGGCAAATAATAGTGGCCTTGGGTGGAAAGAAAAACGGTTATCCTAGAGAAGACGGCTTTATCATCACAGCTGCTTCAGAAATAATGGCAATATTATGTTTGACAGAAAATTTAGAAGATTTAAAGAAAAAATTATCAAATATAGTAGTTGCAAGAAATAAAAATAGAGAACCTGTAACTGTAAAAGATTTAGAAATCGCAGGGGCTCTTTCTGTACTGTTAAAAGATGCGATAAATCCTAACTTAGTTCAAACAATAGAAAATACACCTGCTTTCGTTCATGGTGGACCTTTTGCAAATATAGCCCACGGAACCAATTCTATCTTAGCAACTAAACTTGCTTTGAAACTTTCTGATTTTGTTGTAACAGAAACAGGTTTTGGTTCTGATTTAGGAGGAGAAAAATTCTACGATTTTGTTGCTCCCACTTTTGGTCTGAAACCATCTGTAACTGTATTGGTAGCCACAATAAGAGCTTTAAAATACCATGGAGGCCAAAACCTAAAAGATTTGAATACACCAAACCTTGAAAGTTTAGAAAAAGGGTTACCTAACTTACAGGTT is part of the Petrotoga olearia DSM 13574 genome and encodes:
- a CDS encoding formate--tetrahydrofolate ligase, encoding MLTDIEIARSAKLKKIDLIANELDIPEEYYNLYGKNIAKVSHKYLNELDFKNDGNLVMVTAITPTPAGEGKTTTSISLSMALNKIHKRSIVTLREPSLGPVMGIKGGAAGGGYSQVLPMEDINLHFTGDIHAVSSTHNLVSAVLDDYIKYDKCDIDSAEVSWPRTMDMNDRALRQIIVALGGKKNGYPREDGFIITAASEIMAILCLTENLEDLKKKLSNIVVARNKNREPVTVKDLEIAGALSVLLKDAINPNLVQTIENTPAFVHGGPFANIAHGTNSILATKLALKLSDFVVTETGFGSDLGGEKFYDFVAPTFGLKPSVTVLVATIRALKYHGGQNLKDLNTPNLESLEKGLPNLQVHVENLKKYNIPVVVSLNKFYSDTDDEINMVKDYCNKLGVEVSVNEGFEKGSDGAIDLAEKVVKVSEQSSELKSIYDFEDPLEVKIDKLAKNIYRAAEVEYSSQALSSIKFLKKYGYENLPVIVAKTQYSISDDPKKLGFPKDYTFTIRDFELSAGAGFIVALAGDILRMPGLSKVPNAVNMDIDKEGNISGLS